CTTTTTAGGAGCCCATCCGGAACTGCATGCTTTTTAATCTTTAAATGGTTTAAAAATGCATCATAGACAGTAGGATTTTCATATACCGCTTTAAGTTCACCAAAATGAGCACCTTCGGACTTAAAGTGCTCAAGCATTTTTTCCCTTTTGTGGCCGAGCATAAATTCAATTTTTCTAAATTGAAGCGATTGGAAGCCACTAGAGGTTTCTAGTAATCCTCTAAAGGAAGCAAATTGAAGAGGGGTCATGGTTTCTAAAATATCAACCTGTCCAACGATAGTTTTCAATATTGTCAAAATACGTTTTAAGTTTGAAAGACACAGATAGGTTTCACCAGCGTTTAAATTTTTATTCAGCAATGTCATTTCATGGAGGATTTGTTTAAACCAAAGTTCATAAACTTGGTGGATAACGATAAAGAGCATTTCATCGTGTTCGGTTTTGCTCTTAGGGTCTTGAAGTTTAAGAATTTCATCAACTTTCAAATATTGACTGTATGTTAAAGCCATGGCCACCTTTTAATTAATCTAAAAAATATAAATCTAAAAATTATCTCTAAGTTGTCTTAACTTTTTAAATTCGTCAACAGAGGATGCTCTTAGAAAAGGGTTTATTTCTTTCTCGAGAGCAAGAGTGGTGGGGACAGTTGGTCGATTCTCAGATCTAAGCTTTAAAACCTCTTGGTATCGTTTTTTAAGAGGGGCGTTGTCGCCATCATCCACGCTCAGAGCAAACTGGGCATTTTTCTCAGAATACTCATGGCCACAATAAATTTTGGTTTCATTGGGTAGGGCTTTGATTTTTTGTAAGCTCTTATACATTTCCGCATATGTGCCTTCGAAAAGTTTCCCACATCCCATAGAAAAAAGTGTATCACCAGAGAAGAGCGCAAGGCCTTCGTGTATATAATAAACAATATGATGATGGGTATGGCCTGGAACATAATGAGTTTCGATCATGGTGTTGCCAATTTTAAAAGTTTCTTCTGGTTTTAGTTTAAAATCTATACCGGGAATGCGATCTGCATCTTCGTAGGAGCCATAGATCTTGCAGTTGTATTTGTTTTTAAGTTCTAAATTTCCATCGACATGATCGCCGTGGTGGTGAGTGCTAAGAATGAAATCCAGTTGCAGATTGTTTTGAGTGAAGTAATCATCGATAGCGTGAAAGTCTGGCGCATCTACAAGAATATTAAGGACACTTTTCCCCGCATTTATTTGTGCAACATAACAGTAGTTGTCTTTTAGACACGGTATCAAAATGACCTTCATTCCATAGTGATAGTTG
This DNA window, taken from Bdellovibrionota bacterium, encodes the following:
- the gloB gene encoding hydroxyacylglutathione hydrolase, producing the protein MKVILIPCLKDNYCYVAQINAGKSVLNILVDAPDFHAIDDYFTQNNLQLDFILSTHHHGDHVDGNLELKNKYNCKIYGSYEDADRIPGIDFKLKPEETFKIGNTMIETHYVPGHTHHHIVYYIHEGLALFSGDTLFSMGCGKLFEGTYAEMYKSLQKIKALPNETKIYCGHEYSEKNAQFALSVDDGDNAPLKKRYQEVLKLRSENRPTVPTTLALEKEINPFLRASSVDEFKKLRQLRDNF
- a CDS encoding tryptophan 2,3-dioxygenase family protein, with the protein product MALTYSQYLKVDEILKLQDPKSKTEHDEMLFIVIHQVYELWFKQILHEMTLLNKNLNAGETYLCLSNLKRILTILKTIVGQVDILETMTPLQFASFRGLLETSSGFQSLQFRKIEFMLGHKREKMLEHFKSEGAHFGELKAVYENPTVYDAFLNHLKIKKHAVPDGLLKRNVTQPIEENLDLQKILMEIYKTDPLLSQLCERLVDLDEGLQEWRYRHVKMVERTIGVKMGTGGSPGAEYLRKTLFQPIFPDLWSIRSQF